A genomic region of Arachis stenosperma cultivar V10309 chromosome 9, arast.V10309.gnm1.PFL2, whole genome shotgun sequence contains the following coding sequences:
- the LOC130950696 gene encoding U1 small nuclear ribonucleoprotein C: MPRYYCDYCDTYLTHDSPSVRKQHNAGYKHKANVRSYYQQFEEQQTQSLIDQRIKEHLGQAAAFQQVGVAYNPLVQRPAMPPVLPPPRLPIPGAPQIPGSQPLMPGMRPLLPRPIPGAPGYMSAPPMQPMVPPPGAPQVPGQLSSLPRPPTLAPTPTVPGSTAPPASNGAPSIAPPAMYQANPTAPATGGYDSYNANAQAPEGNH, encoded by the exons ATGCCGAG GTACTACTGTGACTACTGTGATACTTACTTAACCCACGATTCT CCATCTGTGAGAAAGCAGCATAATGCAGGTTACAAACACAAG GCAAATGTGAGGTCCTACTACCAACAATTTGAAGAACAACAAACTCAAAGTTTAATCGATCAAAGGATCAAAGAACATCTTGGGCAAGCTGCAGCATTTCAGCAGGTTGGTGTGGCTTATAATCCTCTAGTTCAGAGGCCAGCCATGCCCCCTGTATTGCCACCTCCGAGATTGCCTATTCCTGGTGCCCCCCAAATACCTGGAAGTCAACCGCTAATGCCGGGAATGCGACCCCTTTTGCCTAGGCCAATTCCTGGTGCACCAG GATATATGTCTGCACCTCCCATGCAACCAATGGTACCTCCTCCTGGAGCTCCCCAGGTGCCAGGTCAGCTGAGTTCCCTACCCCGGCCGCCTACATTAGCTCCCACACCAACAGTTCCTGGAAGCACTGCACCACCAGCTTCGAATGGTGCTCCTTCTATTGCTCCACCAGCCATGTATCAAGCCAATCCAACAGCACCAGCAACTGGAGGTTATGATAGTTACAATGCAAATGCTCAAGCACCTGAGGGCAATCACTGA
- the LOC130947390 gene encoding VQ motif-containing protein 25-like — protein MENKAKKDSSHVHRSLHEDSHTICKANYKPKIRIIHIYAPEIIKTDVENFRELVQKLTGKPTREDQSIRKKKKKKQPSTTIRKEKETISRSTSGNDNGVLENNPTKKMELRNDDSDDGGGVWGLDEKVKEEEVGSFRDGGGFSDLEGFISELFPLDATHHMQGFVEKLYA, from the coding sequence ATGGAAAACAAGGCTAAGAAAGATTCATCACATGTGCATCGTTCTTTGCACGAAGATTCACACACAATATGCAAAGCCAATTATAAGCCCAAGATACGCATAATTCACATATATGCACCGGAGATTATCAAGACCGATGTGGAAAACTTCAGGGAACTGGTTCAGAAGTTAACTGGGAAACCAACAAGGGAAGATCAAAGTATccgcaagaagaagaagaagaagcagccaTCAACGACGATAAGGAAAGAGAAAGAAACAATAAGTAGGAGTACAAGCGGCAATGATAATGGGGTGTTAGAGAATAATCCAACCAAGAAAATGGAGCTGAGGAATGATGATAGTGATGATGGTGGTGGGGTTTGGGGGTTGGATGAGAAagtcaaagaagaagaagtaggaAGTTTTAGAGATGGAGGAGGGTTCTCAGATTTGGAAGGTTTTATTTCTGAGTTGTTTCCTTTGGATGCCACTCATCACATGCAAGGGTTTGTGGAAAAATTGTATGCATAA
- the LOC130947752 gene encoding probable plastid-lipid-associated protein 13, chloroplastic, with the protein MSMATSHTSLSSITIPSSSKFSSSLSPLLALAPPQRTKARRLNVRRTCIRAMVQQAVQGAPAAYAKEMERLSAKESLLLAFKDAGGFEALVSGKTTDMQRIDVNERITGLERLNPTPRPTTSPFLEGRWNFEWFGSGSPGLFAARLIFENFPSSIASLSKMDVFIKDGNANITANMNLLNSIESKVIISTKLSVEGPLRMKEEYVEGTLVSPTIIEDRVPEQLKGALGQAVNAVQQLPVPIRDAVSSGLKVPLSNSIQRLFMISYLDEEILIIRDTSGMPEVLTRLDASPSSLGESIPEYES; encoded by the exons atgtcaatggctacttcacACACCTCTCTTTCCTCAATCACCATCCCTTCTTCTTCCAAATTTAGTTCTTCACTGTCTCCATTGCTCGCGCTAGCACCTCCGCAACGCACTAAAGCGCGTCGCCTCAACGTTAGGCGCACGTGCATCAGGGCAATGGTTCAGCAAGCCGTTCAGGGTGCCCCTGCTGCTTACGCCAAGGAAATGGAGCGCCTTTCAGCCAAAGAATCGCTTCTTCTCGCT TTTAAAGATGCAGGAGGTTTTGAGGCACTGGTCTCTGGGAAGACAACTGATATGCAAAGGATTGATGTGAATGAAAGGATAACTGGTCTTGAGCGGCTCAACCCGACACCCCGTCCAACCAC GTCACCCTTTTTGGAAGGACGATGGAACTTTGAGTGGTTTGGTTCCGGAAGTCCAGGGTTGTTTGCTGCACGATTAATATTTGA AAATTTTCCTTCAAGCATAGCTAGTTTGTCAAAGATGGATGTGTTCATTAAGGACGGAAATGCTAACATTACTGCTAACATGAACCTGTTGAACTCG ATAGAAAGCAAAGTAATTATCTCAACCAAGTTATCTGTGGAGGGGCCACTTAGAATGAAAGAGGAGTATGTTGAGGGGACTCTTGTGTCACCAACAATTATTGAAGACAGAGTTCCAGAACAGCTTAAAGGTGCACTTGGGCAGGCAGTTAATGCTGTACAACAGCTTCCCGTTCCTATACGCGATGCTGTTTCCAGTGGTCTAAAAGTTCCTCTAA GTAACAGCATTCAAAGACTCTTCATGATATCTTATCTCGATGAGGAAATACTT ATTATTAGGGATACTTCTGGAATGCCCGAAGTTTTAACGAGGCTGGATGCATCACCATCTTCTTTGGGAGAATCAATTCCTGAGTATGAGAGCTAG